A window from Dioscorea cayenensis subsp. rotundata cultivar TDr96_F1 chromosome 10, TDr96_F1_v2_PseudoChromosome.rev07_lg8_w22 25.fasta, whole genome shotgun sequence encodes these proteins:
- the LOC120270508 gene encoding tubby-like F-box protein 8, with amino-acid sequence MSFRSLFRDVRDSFGSLSRRSFEVKLSGHQRGKSQGSVHELGEPALVIQNSRWASLPPELLRDVIKRLEASESTWPSRKHVVACAAVCRSWRETCREIVKSPEFSGKLTFPVSLKQPGPREGTIQCFIKRDKANHTYHLFLCLSPAVLVENGKFLLSAKRNRRTTCTEYIISMDADNISRSSNTYIGKLRSNFLGTKFIIYDTQPPYNGAAVPNPGRTSRRFYSKVSPKVPSGSYNIAQVTYELNVLGTRGPRRMHCVMYSIPASSLDAGGTVPGQPENLLPRTLEDSFRSISFSKSSIMDHHSVDFSSARFSDIMGSRGTEEEEDVKMRPLVLRNKAPRWHEQLQCWCLNFRGRVTVASVKNFQLIAAAQPPAGAPTPSQPAPPEHDKIILQFGKVAKDMFTMDYRYPLSAFQAFAICLSSFDTKLACE; translated from the exons ATGTCTTTTAGAAGTCTTTTCCGAGATGTTAGAGATAGTTTTGGGAGTTTGTCTAGGAGAAGTTTTGAGGTGAAACTGTCAGGACATCAAAGGGGGAAATCACAAGGATCAGTGCATGAGTTGGGCGAGCCTGCATTGGTGATTCAGAACAGTCGCTGGGCAAGCCTGCCTCCTGAGTTGCTTCGTGATGTTATAAAGAGGTTGGAGGCAAGTGAGAGCACATGGCCTTCACGCAAGCATGTTGTTGCCTGCGCAGCTGTTTGCAGGTCATGGAGGGAAACCTGCAGAGAGATTGTTAAAAGTCCTGAATTCAGTGGGAAGCTGACTTTCCCAGTGTCTCTGAAACAG CCTGGACCCAGAGAAGGAACCATTCAGTGCTTCATTAAGAGAGACAAAGCAAATCACACTTATCATCTCTTTCTATGTCTTAGCCCAG CGGTGCTTGTGGAGAATGGAAAATTCCTCCTGTCAGCTAAGAGGAATCGGCGCACCACTTGTACAGAGTACATAATATCTATGGATGCTGATAATATATCAAGATCAAGTAACACTTACATTGGAAAACTGAG GTCAAATTTCCTTGGTACTAAGTTTATAATATACGACACCCAGCCTCCATACAATGGGGCAGCTGTTCCGAACCCAGGGCGTACCAGCCGGCGGTTTTACTCCAAGGTCTCCCCTAAAGTTCCTTCCGGCAGCTACAACATTGCACAAGTAACATATGAGCTGAATGTTCTGGGAACCAGGGGTCCGCGAAGGATGCATTGTGTCATGTACTCGATCCCTGCTTCATCACTTGATGCTGGGGGGACAGTCCCTGGTCAGCCTGAGAACCTACTTCCCCGCACCCTGGAGGACTCCTTCCGCAGCATTTCTTTCTCCAAGTCATCCATCATGGACCACCACTCCGTGGACTTCAGCAGTGCCCGGTTTTCTGATATCATGGGATCCAGAGGGACCGAAGAGGAAGAAGACGTTAAAATGAGGCCTCTTGTTCTCCGAAACAAGGCACCTAGGTGGCACGAACAGCTACAGTGCTGGTGCCTCAACTTTCGCGGCCGTGTAACTGTCGCATCTGTTAAGAACTTCCAGCTCATTGCGGCCGCACAACCACCTGCAGGAGCTCCAACGCCATCACAACCAGCACCTCCAGAGCATGACAAGATCATCCTGCAATTCGGTAAGGTTGCCAAGGACATGTTCACCATGGATTATCGCTACCCTTTGTCCGCCTTCCAGGCTTTTGCCATATGTTTGAGCAGCTTCGACACCAAGCTAGCCTGTGAATAA